From Panicum hallii strain FIL2 chromosome 2, PHallii_v3.1, whole genome shotgun sequence, a single genomic window includes:
- the LOC112882947 gene encoding pentatricopeptide repeat-containing protein At4g20740, with protein MASPPPPAARRRKNTIYHGHRRASPHRPTVRGGLFTDLRSPPPRPRAPDSPSTTATPFRLADWDPHSSPSSSSVPSPSSPSASASASARRLSPLARFLLDALRRHQRWGPPVVADLTKLRRVPPSLVAEVLTARPPPPPPLALPFFLWAGRQKGFRHCFPAFHALASLLSAAGLPGAADQLPDLMRAHGRPVSHPQLTLLVRLHTAARRPLRALHALRRFRHEFDVKPEVHACNRVLGALAAAGHVEDALKLFDEMSETETQPMPVTFAIMVRALARAGMTERLLEMIGRMRSEVCQPDVFVYTALVKTMVRRGYMDGCIRVWKEMVKDGVEPDAMAYATMVGGLCKAGMVEEAAELFKEMRSKGLLVDRMVYASLIDGYVSIGRVGDGCRVLKEMIDAGYRADLEIYNTLISGLCGIGREDKAHKIFQIVLQEELTPSSDTVSPLLACYAEKGELVMFFGLVDKLAELDLPVVEFLVDFMELFAGKDGRELKAVEVFDALRGKHYCSVGIYNVVIKNLLKIQDRKKALLLFEEMQSSVHFKPDSCTYSHMIPCFVDVGNVEEACSCYNSMMKENWIPSMPAYCALVKGLCKIGEINAAISLVKDCLGNVENGPTEFKYALTILEACRSKSPEKVINVVEEIIEVGCSMEEIIYSSIIYGFCKYASSTEARQIFTIMRDRNILSEANFIVYEDMLNEHLKKVTADLVISGLKLFNLESKLKWRSRID; from the coding sequence ATGGCCTCCCCGCCccctcccgccgcccgccgccgcaaaaACACCATCTACCACGGCCACCGTCGCGCCTCGCCGCACCGTCCCACCGTCCGCGGCGGCCTCTTCACCGACCTCCGCTCCCCGCCCCCGAGGCCCCGCGCCCCCGACTCCCCCTCCACCACCGCCACTCCCTTCCGCCTCGCCGACTGGGATCCGCACTCCTCCCCGTCGTCGTCATCCGTTCCCTCCCCGTCATCGCcttccgcctccgcctccgcctccgcgcgccgcctctCCCCGCTCGCGCGCTTCCTCCTCGACGCGCTCCGGCGCCACCAGCGCTGGGGCCCGCCCGTCGTCGCCGACCTCACCAAGCTCCGCCGCGTGCCGCCCTCGCTCGTCGCCGAGGTCCTCaccgcgcgcccgccgccgccgccgccgctcgcgctcccGTTCTTCCTCTGGGCCGGCCGCCAGAAGGGCTTCCGCCACTGCTTCCCGGCATTCCACGCCCTCGCCTCGCTGCTCTCCGCGGCGGGCCTCCCGGGCGCAGCCGACCAGCTCCCGGACCTCATGCGCGCCCACGGCAGACCCGTCTCCCACCCGCAGCTCACGCTCCTCGTCCGGCTCCacaccgccgcgcgccgcccgctccGCGCTCTCCACGCCCTCCGCCGCTTCCGCCACGAGTTCGACGTCAAGCCCGAGGTCCACGCGTGCAATCGCGTCCTTGGTGCGTTGGCTGCTGCGGGGCATGTCGAGGACGCGCTCAAGCTGTTTGATGAAATGTCAGAGACAGAAACGCAGCCTATGCCAGTGACGTTCGCGATCATGGTGCGCGCGCTGGCACGTGCCGGGATGACGGAGAGGCTTCTGGAGATGATTGGGAGGATGCGGAGCGAGGTGTGCCAGCCTGACGTCTTTGTGTACACCGCACTTGTGAAGACAATGGTGCGGAGGGGGTATATGGATGGTTGCATCAGGGTGTGGAAGGAAATGGTGAAGGATGGGGTGGAGCCAGACGCGATGGCATATGCAACGATGGTTGGGGGGCTATGCAAGGCTGGGATGGTGGAGGAGGCAGCGGAATTGTTCAAGGAGATGAGGAGCAAGGGTTTACTGGTGGACAGGATGGTGTACGCGTCGCTTATTGATGGTTATGTTTCCATTGGGAGGGTTGGGGATGGGTGTAGAGTGTTGAAGGAGATGATTGATGCTGGCTACCGGGCTGATCTGGAGATCTATAACACACTTATTAGTGGTCTGTGTGGCATAGGTAGGGAGGATAAGGCTCATAAGATATTTCAGATTGTTCTTCAGGAGGAGCTCACGCCAAGTTCTGATACTGTTTCGCCATTGCTAGCTTGTTATGCTGAAAAGGGTGAACTGGTTATGTTTTTTGGATTGGTCGACAAACTGGCCGAGCTGGACTTGCCTGTTGTTGAATTCTTAGTGGACTTTATGGAGCTCTTTGCAGGCAAGGATGGTAGGGAATTAAAGGCTGTGGAAGTGTTTGATGCCTTGAGAGGAAAACACTACTGTAGTGTGGGCATCTATAACGTTGTTATTAAAAATCTGCTGAAGATCCAGGACAGGAAGAAAGCACTTTTGTTGTTTGAAGAAATGCAAAGTTCAGTTCACTTCAAGCCAGATTCATGCACATATAGTCATATGATCCCATGTTTTGTGGATGTAGGAAATGTCGAAGAGGCCTGCTCGTGCTACAACTCCATGATGAAGGAAAATTGGATACCAAGTATGCCAGCCTATTGTGCTCTTGTGAAAGGGCTTTGCAAGATTGGGGAAATCAATGCAGCTATTTCACTTGTTAAAGATTGTCTTGGAAATGTAGAAAACGGGCCAACTGAATTCAAATATGCCTTGACTATTCTGGAAGCTTGCAGGTCAAAAAGCCCAGAGAAAGTCATCAATGTGGTGGAAGAGATTATTGAAGTAGGCTGTTCAATGGAAGAAATTATATATTCTTCTATTATATATGGTTTCTGCAAGTATGCAAGTTCAACTGAGGCAAGGCAGATATTCACTATTATGAGAGATAGAAATATCCTGTCAGAAGCCAATTTTATTGTCTATGAGGATATGCTGAACGAGCACTTGAAGAAGGTCACTGCAGACTTGGTGATATCTGGATTGAAACTTTTCAACCTTGAATCAAAATTGAAATGGAGAAGCAGAATTGATTGA
- the LOC112880518 gene encoding peptidyl-prolyl cis-trans isomerase CYP63-like isoform X1 yields the protein MSKVKNPHVFLDISIGGGRPDRITFELFANVVPKTAENFRALCTGEKGIGASTQKPLHFKGMIFHRIVKGFMAQDMVEKAYMAEIFQMKTSGYPMISLVSYLWQVVDQTAMDPNFL from the exons ATGTCCAAGGTCAAGAACCCCCACGTTTTCTTGGACATATCCATTGGTGGAGGTAGACCTGACAGGATCACATTCGAG CTCTTTGCTAATGTAGTTCCAAAGACGGCTGAGAACTTCCGAGCTCTTTGTACTG GTGAGAAAGGCATTGGAGCATCTACACAGAAGCCACTTCATTTTAAGGGAATGATCTTCCATCGCATTGTTAAAGGGTTTATGGCACAG GACATGGTGGAGAAAGCATATATGGCGGAAATTTTCCAG ATGAAAACTTCAGGCTATCCCATGATCAGCCTGGTGTCCTACCTATGGCAGGTGGTGGACCAAACAGCAATGGATCCCAATTTTTTATAA
- the LOC112880518 gene encoding peptidyl-prolyl cis-trans isomerase-like isoform X2 — protein sequence MLFLGHGGESIYGGNFPDENFRLSHDQPGVLPMAGGGPNSNGSQFFITFRDEPSLNRKHVVFGKMVSENSASSAPLVQSDARFPLDDIQKPMPC from the exons ATGCTATTTCTAGGACATGGTGGAGAAAGCATATATGGCGGAAATTTTCCAG ATGAAAACTTCAGGCTATCCCATGATCAGCCTGGTGTCCTACCTATGGCAGGTGGTGGACCAAACAGCAATGGATCCCAATTTTTTATAACATTCAGGGATGAACCTAGTCTTAATCG AAAACACGTGGTCTTTGGAAAGATGGTCAGTGAAAACTCTGCATCATCGGCACCTTTGGTACAGAGCGATGCCAGATTTCCTCTCGATGACATCCAG AAACCCATGCCGTGCTAG
- the LOC112880517 gene encoding peptidyl-prolyl cis-trans isomerase CYP63-like isoform X1, which yields MPKVKNPHVFMDISIGGGSAERITFELFANVVPRTAENFRALCTGEKGLGASTQKPLYYKGTNIHRIVKGFVAQGGDFSRGDGRGGESIYGGKFPDENFRLMHDQPGVLSMANAGPDTNGSQFFITFKPLPHLDGKHVVFGKVVSGIDLLKKLEAVSGENGTPTRQVKIVDCGEVSNINSQDQLQGEKEKKLRRANANSNAEGRTKSKKASSDDKHRKKRKHYSSDSYSSDTSDSRSYSSDSGSESESYSSSSLDTSSSSDHRRKRRKGSKKDKHKPTKKKGKHTKSKKKSRGSKRRSRRSYGSSSDDSISSKTDNSSSDSESGGRGTKRSKRKADKESTKMTISEQGRTFEDVDKGKHMVTAVHHSHDGSKPSNKDENGADDKSANYNPEDRNDRVASSRINPIQADVNLTKPGSADGNNGADTAEAGMSRTGTERHLPSNEPVATNGKDVAMGSADNGQPQRIRKGRGFTQKYGYARRYRTPSPERPPVRPRYDGGRDDRWNNFNRYGRNGPYSRRSPVRRYHGSPRASSPYRYPRRDRSRSRSRSPVRRRDRGGYRRPSPRRSHSPAEQTRRNASNRLPRSGHGGGGPDHRGSSPTVNKGRSRSRSKSRDPSRSRSPEAAPAKRESSRYNRRRSSSSRSSSPDGNKGLVSY from the exons ATGCCCAAAGTTAAGAATCCTCATGTCTTCATGGACATATCAATAGGTGGAGGCAGTGCTGAGAGGATCACATTCGAG CTGTTTGCAAATGTAGTCCCGAGGACCGCAGAGAACTTCCGAGCACTTTGTACTG GTGAAAAAGGCCTTGGAGCATCCACACAGAAACCACTTTATTATAAGGGAACAAACATCCATCGCATAGTTAAAGGGTTTGTTGCTCAG GGTGGTGATTTTTCAAGAGGAGATG GACGTGGTGGAGAGAGCATTTATGGTGGAAAATTTCCAG ATGAAAACTTCAGGCTAATGCACGATCAGCCTGGTGTGCTGTCCATGGCAAATGCTGGACCAGACACCAATGGGTCCCAATTTTTTATAACATTCAAGCCTCTACCTCATCTTGATGG CAAGCACGTGGTCTTTGGGAAGGTGGTCAGTGGAATAGATTTGCTTAAGAAGCTTGAGGCAGTTAGTGGTGAAAATGGAACTCCTACTCGCCAAGTGAAAATTGTAGACTGCGGTGAAGTCTCTAACATAAATTCTCAAGATCAGCTACAGGGAGAGAAAG AGAAGAAGCTAAGAAGAGCAAATGCTAACTCCAATGCTGAAGGGAGAACAAAATCCAAAAAAGCATCCAGTGATGATAAACACAGAAAGAAGAGAAAACACTACTCATCTGATTCATATAGTTCAGATACTTCAGACTCACGATCCTATTCCTCAGATAGTGGTTCTGAGTCAGAATCATACTCGTCATCATCATTGGATACTAGCTCATCCAGTGATCATAGGCGTAAGAGAAGAAAAGGTTCTAAGAAAGATAAGCATAAGCCTACAAAGAAGAAGGGTAAACATACGAAGAGTAAGAAAAAGAGTAGAGGATCTAAAAGGAGATCTAGACG GAGCTATGGGAGTTCAAGTGATGATTCAATAAGCTCAAAGACAGATAACAGCAGTTCTGACAGTGAAAGTGGGGGCCGCGGCACCAAGCGTTCCAAACGGAAAG CAGACAAAGAGAGTACCAAAATGACAATTTCAGAACAAGGAAGAACCTTTGAAGATGTAGACAAAGGCAAACACATGGTTACTGCTGTCCACCATTCACATGATGGGAGTAAACCCTCAAACAAAGATGAAAATGGGGCTGATGACAAATCTGCAAATTACAATCCAGAAGATAG GAATGATCGAGTTGCAAGCTCCAGGATCAATCCCATCCAGGCTGATGTAAATTTAACAAAGCCAGGAAGCGCAGATGGCAACAATGGTGCTGATACTGCAGAGGCTGGCATGTCTAGAACTGGTACAGAAAGGCACCTGCCAAGCAATGAACCTGTGGCCACCAATGGTAAAGATGTAGCTATGGGCTCTGCAGACAATGGACAGCCTCAACGAATCAGGAAAGGACGTGGTTTTACACAGAAGTATGGATATGCTCGGCGGTACAGGACACCATCTCCAGAGCGCCCTCCTGTTCGGCCCCGCTATGATGGAGGAAGAGATGATAGATGGAACAATTTCAATAG GTATGGAAGAAATGGTCCTTACAGTAGACGCTCGCCAGTAAGGAGATACCATGGCTCCCCAAGAGCCAGTAGCCCATACAG GTACCCAAGGAGAGATCGAAGCAGGAGCAGATCACGCAGTCCGGTAAGACGCCGTGACCGTGGAGGGTATCGCCGCCCCAGCCCAAGACGCAGCCATAGCCCTGCAGAACAAACAAGACGCAACGCGAGCAACAGGCTCCCTCGATCAGGCCATGGTGGAGGCGGCCCGGACCACCGTGGCAGCAGCCCCACTGTCAACAAAGGACGCTCAAGGTCCAGGTCGAAGAGCCGTGACCCCTCGAGGTCCAGATCCCCCGAAGCTGCCCCAGCCAAGAGGGAGAGCTCGAGATACAACCGCAGGCGCAGCAGCAGCTCCAGATCCAGCAGCCCTGATGGAAACAAAGGCCTGGTTTCGTACTGA
- the LOC112880517 gene encoding peptidyl-prolyl cis-trans isomerase CYP63-like isoform X2 gives MPKVKNPHVFMDISIGGGSAERITFELFANVVPRTAENFRALCTGEKGLGASTQKPLYYKGTNIHRIVKGFVAQGGDFSRGDGRGGESIYGGKFPDENFRLMHDQPGVLSMANAGPDTNGSQFFITFKPLPHLDGKHVVFGKVVSGIDLLKKLEAVSGENGTPTRQVKIVDCGEVSNINSQDQLQGEKEKKLRRANANSNAEGRTKSKKASSDDKHRKKRKHYSSDSYSSDTSDSRSYSSDSGSESESYSSSSLDTSSSSDHRRKRRKGSKKDKHKPTKKKGKHTKSKKKSRGSKRRSRRSYGSSSDDSISSKTDNSSSDSESGGRGTKRSKRKDKESTKMTISEQGRTFEDVDKGKHMVTAVHHSHDGSKPSNKDENGADDKSANYNPEDRNDRVASSRINPIQADVNLTKPGSADGNNGADTAEAGMSRTGTERHLPSNEPVATNGKDVAMGSADNGQPQRIRKGRGFTQKYGYARRYRTPSPERPPVRPRYDGGRDDRWNNFNRYGRNGPYSRRSPVRRYHGSPRASSPYRYPRRDRSRSRSRSPVRRRDRGGYRRPSPRRSHSPAEQTRRNASNRLPRSGHGGGGPDHRGSSPTVNKGRSRSRSKSRDPSRSRSPEAAPAKRESSRYNRRRSSSSRSSSPDGNKGLVSY, from the exons ATGCCCAAAGTTAAGAATCCTCATGTCTTCATGGACATATCAATAGGTGGAGGCAGTGCTGAGAGGATCACATTCGAG CTGTTTGCAAATGTAGTCCCGAGGACCGCAGAGAACTTCCGAGCACTTTGTACTG GTGAAAAAGGCCTTGGAGCATCCACACAGAAACCACTTTATTATAAGGGAACAAACATCCATCGCATAGTTAAAGGGTTTGTTGCTCAG GGTGGTGATTTTTCAAGAGGAGATG GACGTGGTGGAGAGAGCATTTATGGTGGAAAATTTCCAG ATGAAAACTTCAGGCTAATGCACGATCAGCCTGGTGTGCTGTCCATGGCAAATGCTGGACCAGACACCAATGGGTCCCAATTTTTTATAACATTCAAGCCTCTACCTCATCTTGATGG CAAGCACGTGGTCTTTGGGAAGGTGGTCAGTGGAATAGATTTGCTTAAGAAGCTTGAGGCAGTTAGTGGTGAAAATGGAACTCCTACTCGCCAAGTGAAAATTGTAGACTGCGGTGAAGTCTCTAACATAAATTCTCAAGATCAGCTACAGGGAGAGAAAG AGAAGAAGCTAAGAAGAGCAAATGCTAACTCCAATGCTGAAGGGAGAACAAAATCCAAAAAAGCATCCAGTGATGATAAACACAGAAAGAAGAGAAAACACTACTCATCTGATTCATATAGTTCAGATACTTCAGACTCACGATCCTATTCCTCAGATAGTGGTTCTGAGTCAGAATCATACTCGTCATCATCATTGGATACTAGCTCATCCAGTGATCATAGGCGTAAGAGAAGAAAAGGTTCTAAGAAAGATAAGCATAAGCCTACAAAGAAGAAGGGTAAACATACGAAGAGTAAGAAAAAGAGTAGAGGATCTAAAAGGAGATCTAGACG GAGCTATGGGAGTTCAAGTGATGATTCAATAAGCTCAAAGACAGATAACAGCAGTTCTGACAGTGAAAGTGGGGGCCGCGGCACCAAGCGTTCCAAACGGAAAG ACAAAGAGAGTACCAAAATGACAATTTCAGAACAAGGAAGAACCTTTGAAGATGTAGACAAAGGCAAACACATGGTTACTGCTGTCCACCATTCACATGATGGGAGTAAACCCTCAAACAAAGATGAAAATGGGGCTGATGACAAATCTGCAAATTACAATCCAGAAGATAG GAATGATCGAGTTGCAAGCTCCAGGATCAATCCCATCCAGGCTGATGTAAATTTAACAAAGCCAGGAAGCGCAGATGGCAACAATGGTGCTGATACTGCAGAGGCTGGCATGTCTAGAACTGGTACAGAAAGGCACCTGCCAAGCAATGAACCTGTGGCCACCAATGGTAAAGATGTAGCTATGGGCTCTGCAGACAATGGACAGCCTCAACGAATCAGGAAAGGACGTGGTTTTACACAGAAGTATGGATATGCTCGGCGGTACAGGACACCATCTCCAGAGCGCCCTCCTGTTCGGCCCCGCTATGATGGAGGAAGAGATGATAGATGGAACAATTTCAATAG GTATGGAAGAAATGGTCCTTACAGTAGACGCTCGCCAGTAAGGAGATACCATGGCTCCCCAAGAGCCAGTAGCCCATACAG GTACCCAAGGAGAGATCGAAGCAGGAGCAGATCACGCAGTCCGGTAAGACGCCGTGACCGTGGAGGGTATCGCCGCCCCAGCCCAAGACGCAGCCATAGCCCTGCAGAACAAACAAGACGCAACGCGAGCAACAGGCTCCCTCGATCAGGCCATGGTGGAGGCGGCCCGGACCACCGTGGCAGCAGCCCCACTGTCAACAAAGGACGCTCAAGGTCCAGGTCGAAGAGCCGTGACCCCTCGAGGTCCAGATCCCCCGAAGCTGCCCCAGCCAAGAGGGAGAGCTCGAGATACAACCGCAGGCGCAGCAGCAGCTCCAGATCCAGCAGCCCTGATGGAAACAAAGGCCTGGTTTCGTACTGA